The following are encoded together in the Triticum dicoccoides isolate Atlit2015 ecotype Zavitan chromosome 6B, WEW_v2.0, whole genome shotgun sequence genome:
- the LOC119321082 gene encoding uncharacterized protein LOC119321082 produces the protein MHVLTSRKYAGLEAIRRANWTGLGLYLENLVGEDIASPEILQLIVVLKSPSVTFDDIMWEPALWDAKTRMSFIRRVAACIDWESLGGRARRLELKKLPALRLQGCIDKLGLQIDESTLIDSVTFLRNKVAAHYNETYSVYPGQKEDIGLERETIGRFLLKEKPDYMMKLIKHIRLLGWIPKSPIAPRTTATASRQGPASS, from the exons ATGCATGTATTAACTAGTAGAAAAT ATGCTGGACTGGAGGCCATAAGGCGGGCAAACTGGACAGGCCTGGGTCTCTACCTGGAAAATCTCGTTGGGGAAGATATTGCAAGTCCAGAGATTCTTCAGCTAATTGTTGTTCTTAAAAGCCCATCCGTGAC GTTCGATGACATAATGTGGGAGCCAGCATTGTGGGATGCAAAGACAAGGATGAGCTTTATCAGACGAGTGGCTGCATGCATTGACTGGGAGAGCTTAGGAGGTAGAGCAAGAAGGCTAGAGCTCAAGAAGCTTCCCGCTCTTCGACTGCAAGGATGCATCGACAAACTAGGACTGCAAATTGATGAGTCAACATTGATAGACTCCGTGACCTTCCTACGGAACAAAGTGGCTGCACACTATAACGAAACATACAGTGTGTATCCTGGCCAAAAG GAGGATATCGGCTTAGAGAGAGAAACAATAGGAAGGTTCCTTCTGAAAGAAAAGCCTGACTACATGATGAAGCTCATCAAACACATACGTCTACTTGGGTGGATACCCAAATCCCCAATCGCTCCTCGAA CAACGGCGACTGCATCAAGACAGGGGCCTGCGTCAAGCTAG